The DNA segment TATTGGCATCATTATCGCCATGATACACACTGTGCTGAAGCAGATGGGCAAAGAGGACATGGCGCATTGGGTGACTGTGATTGGGTTCGTCGTCGTGTTGTTCATGGTCATACGATTACTGGACAGTTTATTTCAGGAAATTAAATCGATCTTTTTATTCCAGTAGGTGATTTGGCAGTGGAAATGATTCAGATCGTAGGCTTGGGACTGATCGCCACCATACTTATCCTCACCATTAAGGAACAGAAGCCGACTTTTGCCTTTCTCATCGCGATTGCTACGGGCATCATGATTTTTATGTATCTGGTAGGTAAAATCGGTGAAATCATCGAGGTGCTGGAGCAATTGGCCGAATCCTCCGGTGTGCAGATGATCTACCTCAAGACGATCCTAAAAATTATCGGAATCGCCTACATTGCCGAATTCGGAGCGCAAATCGTTAGAGATGCCGGTCAGGAGAGCATTGCTTCAAAAATTGAGCTCGCGGGAAAAATACTTATCATGGTTCTGGCTATTCCAATCATCAGCATCATCATTGAAACCGTGATGAGGATATTGCCTGCTTAACGAAACGGGGACAAATGATGAAAAAGACGAAATTGATCTGGCATAACCGATTCATTCATGCTCTCGTCCTCAGCTTTGTCATCTTGTGGTCTTTACCGGTGTTTGTAACAGCCGCCCCTAATGATGATTGGATTAATAAGCAGGCAGAAGAATTGCCTACGGATCAGGTGGAAATTTACTGGCAGGAGCTGATGAAGGAGTACGGTGGCTTTTTTCCGGATCAGAACATGCCTTCCTTTATGGATATGCTGCTGCAGGACGGAAACGAGGGTGCGTTTAGTGTAAAAGCAGGTGCACTAGGATTATTGAAATATATGTGGCACGAGGTATTGTACAACGGACATATCTTGACGACGATAGTCCTCCTTTCTGTATTCAGCACGATTCTGGAAACACTTCAAACTGCGTTTGAACGTAAACAAGTCAGCAAAGTGGCATATGCCATTTGTTATATGGTCATTCTCATTTTGGCGATAAACAGCTTTCATGTTGCGATTTCATATGCCACGGACGCCATTCGAAGCATGATCAATTTTATGATGGCCATGGTGCCGCTGCTATTCACGCTGCTTGCTTCTATGGGCAACTTGGTTACTGTATCCGTTACACATCCGCTTGTGGTATTCATGGTGCATACGGTCGGAACGGTCGTCTACTCAGTTGTTTTCCCATTGCTCTTCTTCTCGGCTGTCCTGCATATTGTCAGCTCATTGTCTGAGAAGTACAAGCTCACTCAGCTTGCCAATTTATTGCGCACAATCAGCATGGCGCTGCTTGGAGTAATGCTGACCATCTTCCTCGGAGTCATCTCCATCAAAGGGATTGCTGGCTCGGTAGCGGACGGAGTGACGCTTCGGACGGCCAAATATTTGACCGGGAACTTCGTTCCGGTTGTCGGTAAGGTGTTTGCAGATGCTACGGATACCGTTATTTCGGCCTCATTGCTCGTCAAAAATTCAATTGGGCTCGTCGGTGTCATTATTCTGCTGTTTTTATGCGCCTTTCCTGCTATTAAAATCATGACATTAGCATTGATTTATAACCTATCGGCAGCGGTTATGCAGCCGCTGGGAGAGACGCCGATCGTAACCTGCCTTGAGACGATCGGAAAGAGCATGATTTATGTGTTTGCTGCCCTCGCTGCAGTAGGATTGATGTTCTTTCTCGCCATTACGATTACCTTAACTGCAGGCAATGTCACAGTGATGATGAGATAGATGGAATGTGGTGGTGATGACTCAATGACCTGGCTAGCAGAATGGTTGAAACAAATTATTTTTGTTGTGCTAATGGCGACATTCATTGATTTGCTGCTTCCTAACCGTTCGATGGAGAGATATGTAAAGCTTGTAGTCAGCCTACTGATTCTACTGACTCTAATTTCACCGGTGATGCGTTTGTTTGCCCCTGATTCGCAGCAGAAGCTGGAAACGGTTCTTATGAATAGTACGGGAGAAGGGACTTCAGCGTCGGTCGGTACAGACGAAATATTGCATCAAGGAGAGCAAATAAGGATGAGAAGAGAACGTGAAGTGATTGAAATGGCTAGCGAAGAAGCAGCGAAACGGATCCAAGAGCAAATTGAACGGGAAACCGGTCAACGGGTGGACCGAGTAGTCGTTAGACTGGATCGTCCTGAGAGCGGTGCAGAGCCTCTTATCTCGGCCGTTGAGGTGTATATTACTCAGGATCAGGAGTTATCCGGCGCGGACACCCCGTCCAATAATGGACAGGAAGAGGAGCATGAGCAAATATCCATAGCTTCTGTTGAGCCGGTACGCATTCAAGTAGAGCCTCTGGGAGAGGAGGAGGTTGAAGAGGTTGTCAGGAAAAGTGTTCCAGCAATGAGCGAAGAGGCCAGTCCTGGAGCTGAAATGATCGATTCCACAAATAATGCCGCTCAAACATATAGCCTTGCAGAACAAATTACCGATATCCTGCTGCGCAACTGGGAAATCCCCAGAGAACTCGTGCACGTTGTTATCCAAGAAAATAACAAATAACTAGCAAGGGGGGATCATTATGAAGAGTTGGTGGAAGAAGCTGGAGTCGTTCCTTGGGCGAGGTCTGGAGGGCAAGAAGAAACAGAATACCTATCGATTACTTATTATACTCGGATTAATTGGCGTGGCGATCATGTTGCTTAATTCTTTCGTCAATGTAAAAAAGATCGACTCTGGCGGAGCAGGAAGAGAGCCCCCGACAGGACAGGAGGTACTAACGTCAATGTTGACCGAGCAGGGAGCCGCAGCAGGCACCTTTGACGCTATTGAAATGTCGCTTGAGAATAAAACGAAGGAAATTTTGGAGAAAATTGTTGGCGTTGGAGCGGTCGACGTGCTAGTAACGATCGATTCGACGGAGGAGCTCATTATCGGCCGCAATACGAAGGATACGCAGCAATTGACCGAAGAGAATGACAGGGACGGGGGAAAGAGGCATATTACCCAGTATACCCGGGATGGTCAAATTGTTACGAATGAAGAAAGCGGTAGTGAAAAACCGATTGTTACGAAAAAAATCAAACCAAAGGTTCGCGGTGTCTTGATTGTGGCCAGAGGCGCTGAAAATAAGACCGTCAGAAATTTAATTGTTGACGCGGTGGAGAAAGGATTGAATGTCCCCGCATACCGAATATCCGTCGTACCAAGGAAACAATCGCAATAAATGTGAGGGTTCAATTTATTAAAAAATAATTAAAAACAATGATTTAGGAGGAAAACGTAATGAAATCGAAAAGACAGACAATTTGGCTCGTTTCCATGCTCAGCTTAATGGTTATTCTCTCTGCATATTATTTATTTACTGAGGATACCGCAACCAATAAGCCGAAGACGGCTGATGGGAAGCAGGTTACGACGATGGACCAAGCAGCCACTCAGGAAACGATTATCGAGGGTAGCGCATTATCCGATGACGACATTATTGTCTCCGAAGTTACGTTGGAGGATGAGGCCATGGAGGATATGTTGATTTCTCAAGAGCAGCCTGACCAGAATAGCGAGAGCACAGATGCTCCGAAGGAACAGGCAACAAAGAATGAGGAAGCGGAGCAGGATCAGCAGAAATCCGGTGAACAGCCAGAAGCCGCCGACAAGACTGCCGAGGGCATAAAGGATGAAGATGTGCTTAAGAAAGTAGAGTCCGAAGGGATTTTAACGAGGGATTCCTTGACCGCCTATCAGATGGAGCGAGCCGAGCAAAACACGAGAAAGCAGGAACAGCTACTGCAAACGATGAATGATGATAATTTGGAAGAGGCAGTTATGGCTCAGCAACAGCTTAGCACCCTGCAGGATAAGGAAGCGA comes from the Paenibacillus lentus genome and includes:
- the spoIIIAD gene encoding stage III sporulation protein AD, with protein sequence MEMIQIVGLGLIATILILTIKEQKPTFAFLIAIATGIMIFMYLVGKIGEIIEVLEQLAESSGVQMIYLKTILKIIGIAYIAEFGAQIVRDAGQESIASKIELAGKILIMVLAIPIISIIIETVMRILPA
- the spoIIIAE gene encoding stage III sporulation protein AE, whose translation is MKKTKLIWHNRFIHALVLSFVILWSLPVFVTAAPNDDWINKQAEELPTDQVEIYWQELMKEYGGFFPDQNMPSFMDMLLQDGNEGAFSVKAGALGLLKYMWHEVLYNGHILTTIVLLSVFSTILETLQTAFERKQVSKVAYAICYMVILILAINSFHVAISYATDAIRSMINFMMAMVPLLFTLLASMGNLVTVSVTHPLVVFMVHTVGTVVYSVVFPLLFFSAVLHIVSSLSEKYKLTQLANLLRTISMALLGVMLTIFLGVISIKGIAGSVADGVTLRTAKYLTGNFVPVVGKVFADATDTVISASLLVKNSIGLVGVIILLFLCAFPAIKIMTLALIYNLSAAVMQPLGETPIVTCLETIGKSMIYVFAALAAVGLMFFLAITITLTAGNVTVMMR
- the spoIIIAC gene encoding stage III sporulation protein AC; protein product: MNLEVNAIFQIAGIGIIIAMIHTVLKQMGKEDMAHWVTVIGFVVVLFMVIRLLDSLFQEIKSIFLFQ
- the spoIIIAG gene encoding stage III sporulation protein AG; this encodes MKSWWKKLESFLGRGLEGKKKQNTYRLLIILGLIGVAIMLLNSFVNVKKIDSGGAGREPPTGQEVLTSMLTEQGAAAGTFDAIEMSLENKTKEILEKIVGVGAVDVLVTIDSTEELIIGRNTKDTQQLTEENDRDGGKRHITQYTRDGQIVTNEESGSEKPIVTKKIKPKVRGVLIVARGAENKTVRNLIVDAVEKGLNVPAYRISVVPRKQSQ
- the spoIIIAF gene encoding stage III sporulation protein AF, translated to MTWLAEWLKQIIFVVLMATFIDLLLPNRSMERYVKLVVSLLILLTLISPVMRLFAPDSQQKLETVLMNSTGEGTSASVGTDEILHQGEQIRMRREREVIEMASEEAAKRIQEQIERETGQRVDRVVVRLDRPESGAEPLISAVEVYITQDQELSGADTPSNNGQEEEHEQISIASVEPVRIQVEPLGEEEVEEVVRKSVPAMSEEASPGAEMIDSTNNAAQTYSLAEQITDILLRNWEIPRELVHVVIQENNK
- a CDS encoding SpoIIIAH-like family protein gives rise to the protein MKSKRQTIWLVSMLSLMVILSAYYLFTEDTATNKPKTADGKQVTTMDQAATQETIIEGSALSDDDIIVSEVTLEDEAMEDMLISQEQPDQNSESTDAPKEQATKNEEAEQDQQKSGEQPEAADKTAEGIKDEDVLKKVESEGILTRDSLTAYQMERAEQNTRKQEQLLQTMNDDNLEEAVMAQQQLSTLQDKEAIITDIEERLQQQYANAVVTEDNDSYRVVVISEKLQVKEAVNIVDMVIKELGVSQDKVKVQYVSQ